Within the Vibrio sp. DW001 genome, the region AACAAGAAACGCAAAAGATATTTCTATTTATTAGAGTGCTCTGAAATACACTGTAATGGTTGTTCCTTACTTGATTTCTCAAACGGGGATATAAAGTGTCTAAGTGCACATGCAAACTCAACTGATGCACTAGCAGAAGCAAAATGGAACTATGGAGACAAACTTAATCATATAGTGTGCTGCAAGCATTGTTGTAAAAATTAACAGGCATAGGTGGAAAATATCTACTGGAGTCTGGGCAGTCCAACTCACCTATTAAAATTCAAAAATTACTAGCGAAGTTCATAATTGGTGGGGTTGTTATTGCTGAAAGAATCTAAATCGCTAGTACCAATTAGAAAGTTCGTTCAATATATTATTTTACAAATGATTATCATCTTTATCAAAGTAAATAATACCTATTAAATTAAAAATAAGAGTTTTCAATGGAAACAAAAGTCATTACTACAAACATTGCCAATAGAGCAACATACTATACCGCTCGAACGGTAAATACTGCGGAAATAGAATGGGTAGAGCATCCTACATATAGTGGTATTTACCTTAAAAAAGTTATAAATTCAGCGGCTACAAATGGTCTTTTAAGCTATCATTTAGTTAAAATTCCCCCTAATTTTTCCTTTAAGAATCATCGTTATATAAATCAAATAGAATTGCATGAAGTTATTGAAGGTTCTGGATTATGTGTACTAAACAAAGAGAGTGTTACTTACCATTTAGGTACAATGGCGGTAATTCCTAGAGGAAAAGAACATATGATTCTAGCTGGTGATGACGGCTTAATTTTACTTGTTAAAATCATCACGACCACGTTTTAAATTTAATTGGTGAAAGAGGAATGAGACTCTTCTAAGTATTCAGAATTTGTTCTTAACTCTAGTCAGGTTTAACTGTATTGGCCCCAGATCTAACTAAGGTATTAATACGAAATATTGAGCATGTCATATTTGAATAATGTAACTGACAACTTATTACCTCAAAAATTAAAAAAATATAGCCCTATTATGAGTATATCCATTATGCATTACATATTAAAGTTAATCGAAAATTTTGTACCTATGTTGATTTTAACTGTGCCATTTTTACCAATATAATATGTTCCTCATTCCGTTCTAGTAAATTCCATAAATTTCCATAAAAATCTTCGAACACAACTATCATCCCGTAATCTACCACTTCAAAAAACCTAATGAATTCGACCCCTTTTCCTTCATTTACCATTCTATTGTTATCTCGACAAGAAAGATCAGCGTTCGAAAACAAGAATGCACGCCCTCCAAATTGATGTCCTATAGCTTCATATAGTCCAAAATCTGACTCATGTACAAGCAATAATGTGACGCTATCATGGGCCGTCGTTGAATCGATAATCCAACGTTTATTTTGCTCCATTTGATAAGTATCTGCTGACAACTCTAATTTCAACAAATCGATAGTGTCATCATAGTTTTCTACAACTAGGGCTATATGATTGATTGACTGTTCCATTCAAAATATCCTAAATTTATTGTTATTAATGCGTTATTAAGTAGCTTTTATGTAGTATTCAACCATGGGGGTTTTTAAATAATTAATAACGTTAAACCTTATATTAATATATTCAGTACAATTAATGTGTATTTACAACATCTAATTTTTTTGAACAGCTATTTAATATTGTATACCCTAAAAAATTGTCAATTGAATACAATCTCTGCCCCTCACAATAAATCGTCTCTCATA harbors:
- a CDS encoding VOC family protein, coding for MEQSINHIALVVENYDDTIDLLKLELSADTYQMEQNKRWIIDSTTAHDSVTLLLVHESDFGLYEAIGHQFGGRAFLFSNADLSCRDNNRMVNEGKGVEFIRFFEVVDYGMIVVFEDFYGNLWNLLERNEEHIILVKMAQLKST
- a CDS encoding cupin domain-containing protein — encoded protein: METKVITTNIANRATYYTARTVNTAEIEWVEHPTYSGIYLKKVINSAATNGLLSYHLVKIPPNFSFKNHRYINQIELHEVIEGSGLCVLNKESVTYHLGTMAVIPRGKEHMILAGDDGLILLVKIITTTF